From one Methylomonas paludis genomic stretch:
- a CDS encoding helix-turn-helix transcriptional regulator, producing MSRLPEAGYLRLVQIIGNSKVQPPIPAIIPVSKSTWWAGIKTGRYPAPVKLGPRISAWRVEDIRALIERTA from the coding sequence ATGTCCCGTCTACCCGAGGCTGGTTATCTGCGCTTGGTGCAAATCATCGGCAATTCCAAAGTGCAACCACCGATTCCGGCCATAATTCCGGTCAGTAAATCCACTTGGTGGGCTGGCATTAAAACCGGGCGCTATCCGGCCCCGGTGAAATTGGGGCCGCGTATCAGTGCTTGGCGGGTGGAAGACATTCGGGCATTGATAGAGCGGACAGCCTGA
- a CDS encoding DUF927 domain-containing protein gives MNEFLPETIELDFPDDSHTAVRYGKKPLSDPKPVDGSRMGLVVLPEPLRGNTSLPPIDKLALSKEPASASAEPQSIFNMDEYTGVTGVTGATASEFKVSSANPIVTSHDFGVTGIASGNSIDQNQFPDPGSRPCYRVYETGCGPNLSCPPGVYYHCFGKSAPKAPPILHDVRLCGVLHVTAIARNKQGHEFGLILEFKDKLGQPKRWNMPSRLLGGRGDELQKELFDNGLDINYLQRSKLADYISRQSPAKTVWTTSVCGWFDQVFVLPHRVVGDATEDVWFQADSAPNLVSNGYRASGSLLEWQHQVARFCLGNPLLLLNVSQAFSGALLGKCQLDCVAVHVFGGSSQGKTSGMLLAGSIWGEPKRYNRSWTATLNGLESAALSVNDGLLCLDEMSKADAADVSKSLYMLANGMGKQRSTISGKTKALHIWRVSILSNGEESIEAHLQKAGLSAKAGELVRFLQLPVFGLYGAFSELHGMKSGREFSALLARNAAHVHGSAGLAFLEKLTRDERDFSEYLDRFLAIFEKQHGPLSPQEGRAARGFALIGLAGELASEYGVTGWPERAAMDAALVCFGEWRKHRGPGELEPKKLIEAVRQYIELYGDSRFTKTDDNSRLHGERSGYWRMTDQGYKQWLFSSAGLKKAIGNTDFQPAVQLLIKEGVLKRGPKKYVTLVKILGVPDWFYVIQLQDDDHAG, from the coding sequence ATGAATGAATTTCTGCCAGAGACCATTGAGCTGGATTTTCCGGATGATAGCCACACTGCAGTGAGATATGGCAAAAAACCTCTGTCTGACCCTAAACCGGTTGATGGCTCGCGGATGGGGTTGGTAGTGCTTCCAGAGCCATTGCGGGGAAATACCTCGTTACCGCCGATAGACAAACTTGCTTTAAGTAAGGAACCTGCGTCAGCCAGTGCTGAGCCACAAAGTATTTTTAACATGGATGAATATACCGGTGTTACTGGTGTTACCGGTGCTACCGCCAGTGAATTCAAGGTTTCCAGCGCTAACCCGATAGTAACATCGCATGATTTTGGTGTTACCGGAATAGCTAGCGGAAACTCGATAGATCAAAACCAGTTTCCAGATCCCGGCAGCCGTCCTTGTTACCGTGTCTATGAAACTGGCTGCGGCCCGAATTTAAGCTGTCCTCCCGGCGTGTATTATCACTGTTTTGGCAAGTCCGCCCCAAAAGCGCCGCCTATCCTCCATGATGTGCGCCTTTGCGGCGTCCTCCATGTCACCGCGATTGCCCGGAACAAACAAGGGCATGAATTTGGCTTGATTTTAGAATTCAAGGATAAACTCGGCCAGCCTAAACGTTGGAATATGCCTAGCCGTTTGTTGGGCGGTCGCGGCGATGAATTGCAGAAGGAATTGTTCGATAACGGCCTGGACATCAATTATCTGCAACGTAGTAAACTGGCCGACTACATCAGCCGGCAATCTCCGGCAAAAACGGTCTGGACAACATCAGTCTGTGGTTGGTTTGACCAGGTATTTGTATTACCGCATCGGGTGGTAGGGGATGCCACCGAAGACGTTTGGTTTCAAGCGGACTCAGCGCCAAATTTGGTTTCGAATGGTTATCGGGCGTCCGGTTCGCTGCTTGAATGGCAACATCAGGTCGCCCGGTTTTGTCTGGGTAATCCCTTGCTGTTGTTGAACGTCTCGCAAGCGTTTAGTGGCGCTTTACTGGGTAAATGCCAGTTGGACTGTGTGGCTGTGCATGTATTTGGTGGTTCGAGTCAAGGCAAAACCAGCGGCATGTTGCTGGCGGGTAGTATCTGGGGCGAACCGAAACGCTATAACCGCTCCTGGACGGCTACCCTGAATGGCTTGGAATCTGCAGCACTCAGCGTCAATGACGGTTTGTTATGCCTGGACGAAATGAGCAAGGCCGATGCCGCAGATGTGAGCAAATCCCTGTATATGCTGGCTAACGGCATGGGAAAACAGCGTTCTACTATCAGTGGAAAGACTAAAGCTTTGCACATCTGGCGGGTGTCGATCCTGTCCAATGGCGAAGAGTCGATAGAGGCGCATTTGCAGAAAGCCGGCCTATCCGCCAAAGCCGGGGAACTGGTGCGTTTTCTGCAGTTGCCGGTGTTTGGTCTGTATGGTGCTTTCAGTGAACTGCATGGCATGAAGTCCGGTCGGGAGTTTTCGGCGCTGCTGGCCCGCAATGCGGCGCACGTTCACGGTAGCGCCGGGCTGGCCTTTCTGGAAAAACTCACAAGGGATGAACGCGATTTCTCTGAATATTTGGATCGTTTTCTGGCTATCTTCGAAAAACAGCATGGCCCATTATCACCGCAAGAAGGCCGGGCGGCACGGGGATTTGCCTTGATCGGCCTGGCCGGTGAACTGGCTAGCGAATATGGCGTAACCGGCTGGCCGGAACGAGCGGCAATGGATGCCGCGCTGGTATGTTTTGGCGAGTGGCGCAAACATCGTGGCCCCGGTGAGCTGGAGCCCAAAAAACTGATCGAAGCTGTCCGCCAGTATATTGAACTGTATGGCGACTCACGCTTTACTAAAACGGATGACAATTCTCGTTTACATGGTGAACGTTCCGGTTACTGGCGTATGACA